The genome window TCTTTCTAGATTGAATTATTTGCCTATTTTGCTTGAATTGGGAATATGGACTTtgttttgttccttttttttcaCTGGGATTTTGGGTGGAAGAGTAGGGGAAGTTGTTTCCGAGGCACCAAACTCGTAAACTTTACGGTTTACTTACGAAATTCGAACTTCAGTTGagacttttttttcctttcctgtctggttgtaatatagtttatcTTGTTTTCTTGATTGTTGAAGTGATATGCAGATGCATTGCAAAGGATCACGTCATTTGGCTGCAAAGTCGAAGGCGAAAGAAAAGGAACTTACGAGACAAAACGAAATAAACAAGAGACTAGCTTTGGAAGGCTCTTCGACTACTTCCTCTATTAACTCGAGTACCACTAAGCAAAATGCTCGTTTACCTAGCAAAAGCAAACCATTGATCCAAATGGCACAAAAGGCTGCTTCTGAGATACTCGGTAATAAAAGACTCGAGGTTGACTCGAGAAACGAAAACCACAACACGGTGGTACCGAGACAGAATGATGTTAAAAATGCAACACTGGGTTTCTCTCGGGATCACAATTGTTTGAATGAAACATCCCACAAGCTAATACAGAACCATCTGGATTTCCGGGAATGTAGAGAGAGAGAACTTAAGTTTACATCTGCAGGTTGGAAACGTGATTGTCATGGTAAATGGTACAAAGATGAAAATGTGAGCTTCTTTTCCCCTGAATATAGTGTAAACATGTTGCTAAGTGCTATTTTAATCCTCCCAAAACCcttaaattgaaggaaaatatgCGCTTAAATGCAGCAGCAACTGTGCTAACTAAGTTAAGGCTCAATcgggttgctaagtgctaattGAATTGCTTTAATATTTGTTATTGTCACTTGTGATTTATGATTTCTGCATAATGGCGCCATTTCCCCCTTGTAACTTGCTTGCAGGTTGAATTTGACTCGGATGAAGAAGATCCAAACTCATCATTTTGATGGAAGATCCTGATTAGCCCTTGTAGGCACAATGTGCTGGAGATAGGAGATTAACTATTGAAACGAGAAAGGATTGTATAAAACGGTGATACCATGTCAACGTATATCACTTTCATTCAAACCATGTCACGTAATCAAAGCAAGTAATCATTTCTCCAATTGAAACATACTGGTAAAAGTAACACGGAGACCTCTATATTAAGAGTCGGATTGTATTTTGTCTCTTCTACTAAAAAAGATGGGTAAAtcagtttttatatattagatgaaagagtaaatttaaattttttgttaaaaaatttcacctccttgtactgttaaaaattagCTTGGCAATAGTCGGATAACAATATAAGACATGTTACGTTTATCTCATGCTAATATAAAGGGATTAGTTTTTAATGGAACAAagggatgaaatttttaacagaaagattAATACTCTTTAATCTgatatacataaattaatttatctatttttaaataaataattaaaatacaatttcgaTTCTTAATACATAAAACATACCATGTATTCTCACAATGCTAATTCCAACGCATTGTACATTGTATTTCACTTTTTtgggattttcattttggacGGCATTTAAACGAACATCTGGTGGGTCTATTATACAAACCTTGAAATTTGTACTAAAAACACAACCCTTTATAAACTTTGGGTAATGGAAACTAATCTATTTTCACTTTATAAGAAAATTGTCAAATCATTTAATCCATCCATAACATTTCCAATGACTAACCAAAAAAAGGGGTCACATTCCAAAGTATGAACATTGATGCTAGATAAAAAAAAGTGTATCAAATCTTGGACTAcaaattaacaaagaaaaataatgttaaaattcaaGTTCTATTGTTAGCACTGTTAAgtaatgtattaaaaataatgttataatgaatttaaattttacaaaaataatttaatttgacatgcATTATGTGtaaaattgtagatttaatctatattctctaattgaataattCTCAGTCGCTATAATTCTCAAATTTACcaccttaaaatttaaaaacaatagaaCTTAATGAATCTGAAAGTTGTCTTTTcgtcaagactaaaattttaaaatttgaaaagtacatcCATAATTTACGCatagtacagggactaatatcataatttaaccgttttctaaacgggctgTTTTAGGGGGACCATTTGGAAGTTTCTTTGTAGGTTTGTGTGCATTGAATAGGTCACTGTTATTAGTGGGATAGCTATCAGACCCATCTGGTCTGCAAtgtctatgtatatatatatatatgtacacattACAGATTTGATGCAAGTTCTTGAGCATCAAATGGATAACGATGTGTCCCGAGGACCACCGGTTTATGAGCTGTCGAGGCTTCAGCTTTCCCAATAGCTGTTCTTTGGCCCTATAAAAAGTAGAAACTCCCATGAAATATCATTCTCTCAACCCCTCTCAACCCCATCCCAACTCTTCTTTCGGGTAAATTGCATCAAACATCCTTAAATTATTGTTCAAATTCTGAAATGTTGTGTCCTTTTAGTTTACTTGTTAATTTAAGTGGCAAATGATGCTTAGGATTTAATGTTAAGCATGTTTAAAATatgaggatcaaattgtaaatatatatatacttattgtACTTAGATTTGACGTGctaatatataaaacaagtaTTAACCAAAATTAGGGGTGTTGTTTTTAACACGTTGATCCGAATTGTTCATATGATTGGTTAAGggtgaaattagaaatttttaagaaactagaattaagtttaaaatatttttttataattgtattaaCATagaattttacaacttttagagggttttaaactaaaatttaccatttttaaagGGAGGTCAAATACagttttacataatttttaaagggttaaatataaatttaccattttagagAGCCAAAGCTCATTATCCTACCCTGCAATAGCTGCACAGgtatttacaatttgatttattttaaataagttcCATGTCATATTAGAATTGGTATTTTAGCAACCAAGCTAATGGTTAAACTAATAGGAcctaattgataaaatattaatactttaaatattaaattaaaatgctTTAAAATTTGGAGACCAATCTAAAATCTATACCATAATTTGAGGACATTTGATTGAATTaaccccttttttcttttttgggttaTCATGTGTCATCCCTAGAACTGTTTTATAACACTCCATTAATCCCTTCTTTCCCTTCAAGCACTCTCAAAATACTATTTTCATGTTCCCATAGTTGCAAACAAATGATGAACAACCAaatcaccattttttttttattttccttaacTCGAGTTTACGTAATTACTCGGATTGATATTTAACAAGTTTGAATCACAATCAATGTCgtacataaaatttttttgtactctatacattaatttatacataatagGCTATCATTACATGACATCGCAAAAGAatctttttacatatttttcaatgtcaaaGAAAATGGTCTCTTATTCCTAGAGAAAACCCCATTTTTAGGATTTCATTAACACCCGAGAAGACCCATCTTTTTAGAAATGTTTCTTCACCGTATTTCCAACCATTTAATCTTACGACTCTCTACCTTTCGAATATGAATCTCAGGAATGACGCCAGGAGGCAGGCAAGGGCCCTAGCCCCTCATTGaatggaaaattattattttagtctttgatgtttctaaaattataagttagtttaacagtaaaaatacaCTTTGTccttccaaaaataaaaaattttcaatttaatccttttaaaattttaaaataacaatttctttaaaattttataatttaattttgaccccaaaaaataaaattctagcTTCGTCCCTAATGAACAGTCTCCAAGTTCCCAATCCAAAACTCGTATCTAGTGCataaaagaataagaatttAATTAAGGGTAATTGATGAAAGCTGAAAAAGAGACTGGGTATACCTGCAATGAATGCAACAAGGTTTTATGGCAGTCCACATagtgatgtatatatatgtacttaAAAAGTGTATATGATGAATATAAATTAAGCAAAGGGCCAATGCCAAAAACCCaaaggaagaaacaaaagaaagaaagaaagaaaaatgatggaTGATTTACGTGTGCATTATGCAGGAGCAGATGTATACCCATCATCGATGCGTGGGGCGACCCCAAAGTTGACAGACTTATATATACAGTATTATGGCAATGGCTATCATCGTCTATGgagttaattataattaatcctGACATATGGGACTACTGGTTTTGGTTATGGTTATGGTGCTTTCTTTTATGTTGGTCTGTCATCCATGGCGGTGCATATCGTATGATTTGGTGAGGGAGCTAAGCTCATTGGAGAATGTTGGACTATGTTTTGTTGGGTGGAACTCAAATAATACAACCAATACGATTGAAAATTGGATATAAAATTCGTccgaaaaagataaaaattcacGAGTTAAGAAAACTTCACTAAAACGGTAAAAATCAAAAGGGGAATACAAGATGGATAAACAAACAAACCTTAAACTTGAAATACAAACTTCTCCCGAAATTCTCACAAACTCTCTTATATATGTTTGCTAaaaagtctatttataggctgaatTTCGTGTACaaatatgactaaaatatcCTTAAAATAATCAATGTTAGACTGAAAAATATatcagagtttaactaggagaataAAGCCACTTGAGTGGAGAACACGTCGCTATCGGTTTGTCAGGACGTCCTTCTTCGCATCGTCGGATGTGGCTTTACTTCTTGTCAGGACATCAACTCTGTTGTGGTTGAAATACGAGACACACTCCACATGTTTGATACTAAGATTTCAATCACGTTATAGTTTTGAAAGGAGAATTCGTGTTCGAATAttaaaaatgacattattaTAAGAACTGACTACGAATTTCcacatttttatttagatttaattttttcaaaatagaaataCGGATATCACACCAAACTATTACAGATAATGTGAAATCactatttcatataatattttcgGAGACTTACCGACCATAATGATAATGATAGATGAAACTGTTTTCATGAATAGCATTATAATTACTCTTTCCGCAGTGACTtctgttaaattattattaccaAACAACTGAAGAATAATGATTTGTTGCAATCATAGTTCTTTAGAAAAAAccaattttctttaattccaattttttatatttctaactgtaatttcttaatttcataataacttataatacattttatataaaatttaatatcaaataaaatttcgagattaaatttcaaacagATGCTAAAATATTAAGcaaagtttaaaacaaatttaagcaTACGAGTAAAAATCGAGTCGAAATTTATTACTATCCCTAATCCCGATCCAACCCGATTTAACTATATATAAATGGGACCAAACATGAAATAGAGAACATTTAACTTTAATCGAATGCACTCATAGTTTTGCCCTTTAATGGTCAAAAAACACATtcattaaaaagataaaagcttTTCTGTTTGGGAATTTAATTCCTTACaatgacaatttttttatttcattttagtcctttagtGGGATCCCActtttttttacccttttaatttataatgatGACATTAAGACTTAAATAGAGGaagagaaatttcaaaaaagttattttcccttaaaataataagttttgAGGAGTCTTTaaggaacaaaaagaaaaatgagtgtaaaaatttaaagtagatAAGCTTGTATTGGTTGGTGTATATTGTTTCAGTAATAGATTAgaatattaaactttttttttttttgcaattatgaaaattttgggtTGTATCGGTCGCACTGACTTATGTAGacgttgagggttaaattttttaaaatcaagatcaaattaaCATAATGTGTAAATGTCGAtggttaaagttgctattataccaattttaaaagttacgcTGTTAGCCAACTGGTgacaattttgtaacttttcataattgagtgATCAAAAAAGAATATTACTAATAGTTAGGTGACTATTAGTGTAGTTTTACCCTATAATTAATCCATTGAATCCAAGAATTTTTCTCATTATAGATTCCTTATCATATCTGctttttttgatataatgtctagaactacccatagcccaTTCCCAATccttaaataagagaataatgtgATTCAGTGTACTCGAGCCTACGTTCTCTTACACTAACAACAATACCAATTTTAATCGAACTGAGATTCAATCGGAATAGatagtaatattttaagttagCATTGTTGCCACTTTCATACTCgataattaattatatgaacCAACTTGTGGTGttgcttaaatatttaattttttttaatcatctcaaaatttaaaataatgtgcATGTCAATTTAATTTGCTGGCTGCATGTGCATTTATTACAAGGTCAAATATTTTGGATTCTTtgaattacttttaaaaaaacttatatatatacttattataaaatgttaacgGGTTAGTGTTACGAGTTAATCGAGTATTAATTTTATCGAAAATACCTCTTCTTTTAAATGATAACTAATATTGTCATGATGGTGTTTTCGtcagtaaaaatattattgaggTTCCTATACTAGGAtttagattgcattttatccctctattaaaaaagcgagtaaattaatttatatacgttaaatcaaagaacaatttaatcattttcattaaaaagttCTTCCATTTGTACAGTTAAAAACTAACGTGGTTGACGAAATAATCAGTTAATAACACACGGCGTGTCACATGTAATTCATGTTAATGTATAggaactaatttttaatagtagaaatgatcaatttgctctttgatctaaatGAAGACAAAAATAATCTAACTCTTAATACAAGGGCATGATACTTTTACTTACTTTTGTTttgtcatattttatataatcattatataaaacaactaaaaaagcatattcaataatcaaacacgtgtttaataaaatttatccatcaATTTCGGAAAAActcattttagtatttaaaatattttatattaatatttatatatctttatactttaaataCAAACAACAATTTTTTCTAGTTAAATAAATTCCAACTAAATTTTTTACAAGTTTTAtcctatttaaataaaatattttgaatccaACAAATAACCCGacctttaaataaatttaattaaaaaatatatttaaattaagaaaacaatAAGGATAGTGGTCCAACTTTAGAGTACATTCCAAGGGCCAACTAAAACTGTTGTAAACCCTTAAAATCAAAGTAACAAAATGCTACAAACCCCAAAGTAGTAAattgaaagataaatttaatccttttttacCTCACTTTGTCTCACATGAgatctaataataaataatttaaatttagtcctcaatatttatattttatcaatttaatctttatttttaattaaatttaaccttcaatcttttaaaataagttGACGTGGAgcattaatttttcaaaaaagttagATTGTTGgcttttttatgaaaatgttgaCTAATCGTTAATTTTTACACATGACAATCCACATATACTCTAagttttttgtatattttataattttaatctattcGTTGATGTGAcatgtaaaataaatagtttacgTGTACTATCACGTAAGTTACCACGCCAATATCGTTAAAATgattttactcaatattttcattaaaaaagtgatttgacttatttaaaaaGGGTGAggccaaatttaaatttaaaaaaagaataaaagttaaattgacaaaaaaatgtaAACGTTGAGGATTAAATTTGATAGTATGCCCTTTTTTCCTTTCAAGATTTGGTAGTTACACGGGatcaattaaattcaaagtCTAGTAGAGTCAAATCTCTAAATTAATgacaaaatttttctatttttctttattcacaaatatcaaatatcttCGCATTCAATCCGAACATATATCGGTATATTTGCACATCAAGGATTTtgattaatgtaaaaataaaataaatataaaatattaggaCTTGTTAACTAAGTGATGTAATTGTTAAGTTtgtttatataacaaaaatgggcaaattattGTAAAAGAGGTCAACTTGAATAATATGGCAAATGATTgtccttatttttaatttaaactaaaatttaaaatattaagttagtCGTCCAAATCCAATCCCTAAAAAGTaagaaacaataatttttaaacccTTGGCATCATTTTAGTATTATCAATTTTCGTGATTAAATAGTTtttattcattcttttattatttctttaagaAAACATGATATTGTGAATGATAAGttgtgtgtttttattttatttaatccgATTTCGGATATTGATGGttagattaatttgaatttaatgtatatttttttattcgtcGATGGGTATTCATTCACTATATTGGTCGTTAAATCATCGCTTGAAGTTCGCTAactggatttaaaaaaaaaaacttaatcgCTTGAAGTTCGCtaaatcattttgtaactttttgaagttgagtgactaaaatgtaaactttaCTAATAGTTGTAGTGACATTGAGTGtatttcaccatttattttatttaaatatagatTAGTATTGGTACCCGAtagtgtatttttttattccacgAGTAGTTGTAAAAAATTGCCGTGTGTCTTTTATTTGATATGTATTTAGAATCTGGCTTACAACAAAGTCAAATCATGAACCAATTGACTTGTATATTGCTCCGAACAAAGAGTTCAACCGGTATTCCTGTTCAATTGATCTTATCAGTCTGACTAGCgcgattaaataaattattaaaaaaatttaaaaatagataaaatcaGTTCATAGGTCAACTGGTTTGATCCCTTTTTTTGAATCCGTGTCTCGATCGGTTTCTAGTTTAACCGATCAATCCGatgtagttttaaaaataatactcaGAACTCGACTAAACCCAAGAATTAAACTAATTGAAAAGAACCAATAATCTGACCGATTTGATACTTATAGGTATTAAAAAAATccaagaaaatatgaaaaaatcaTATGCATGCCAGGTGGCAAAACAAGATGGTACAGCCCTACTTGAATCATTTAtatttcacttcttcatcatagaaaaaaacattaaaaataaagaaaacagcAAAATCTCACTTTCGCCTTCTctgtatataattatatataaatataattatttgtttccTTAATCTCTCtccatttgtttttttcttacaaTAAGCTGAACACAACATTAAAGATCTCTGCAAAAAAATGCAATCATCGCCAGTTTCCTATTaagtgtttttctttctttctttcttcttcttcttcttcttctagatcttcttcttcttcctttacaATGGGAGGCTGTACTTCCAAGCCTTCAAAACCCAAAGGCAATCATCACAATGACTATCCTACCCATCCTCAACCACCCAAATCTCCACCACCGCCGTCGCTCCTTCCTCCGACTACCCCTTTTCTTCCCACTTACACTCCCAGTCCAGCTCACCCAACCAAACCCAAAACTCCTTCGACTCCTTTAAGGTTTCTTAAGAAATCATTTCCTCCTCCTTCTCCGGCGAAACACATCCGGGCGGTGTTGAGACGGAGGAAGCCTAACAAGAAGGCGGAGAAAGAGGCGGCGGCGGGGATTGCGGAGACGGAAGAGGATGAAGATGGGGTTGAACTAGATAAAAGATTCGGGTTTTCGAAagaattaaggactaaattggaaattggTGAGGAAGTTGGGAGAGGGCATTTTGGGTATACTTGTTCTGCTAAGTTCAAGAAAGGTGAATTCAAAGGACAACAGGTTGCTGTTAAAGTGATTCCCAAATCCAAGGtaacacctttttttttttttcacttttctctattaaaatttcaaagaaatgtGCTTTAAGATATTGAATTTTAGCTTGAAATTGCTTAAAGACACTCTTTTTAGTCTTGTATATGAGTGAATTTACTGTTTTTAGATCTTCTAGATGGAGAAAAATGGTGGGTtgagttcatttttttttcatgattgTAAAACAATATAAAGTGGCCAACTTGCtttgtttattgattattttttaaagggtCAATTGGTCCACATGACCCActtgtattattatttgatcTAGCTACGCTTACCACATATTtacatggatatatatatatacacacacatattaGGTCTAAATCATATCTGACCTTAAAAAGTGCTTCTTTTGCATCATTCATTTGTGTATGGTTGGATCCGGATGTGAATAGTGTATGATAAGTGATTGTTGAAATTTGCCAATGAACTTGTTGACTTATAGGAATTGACAGCCGCGATTGGAGCATTACGGCTCGATGGTTATGAATTAGACTGAATTAGAAAATATCTTTGCTTCGAATGGGGTCTTTAACTTTCGGCTCGTAGTTTTCATGCCGAGCCGGTTAACTAAATTGGTGTTCTTTTATCAGTTTATACTTGCTGCTCAgccgaaaaaaaaaaacaaatggttTGTGTTGTAGTTGATTGCAAACCATTATCCGGGTTTGGTACCATTCATTCGTATGATAAAAGCGTGTGTTTTTGGTTGTCGAGGTGTCCGTTTATTCTAGGAAATCAACGACGTTGTTGTGATAATTATAGCCTGTTAACCAATACGGTGTTTTCTTTTACCAGCTTGTCCTTGGCTTCACCCCCCAAAAAAACAAATGGTTTGTGTTGTAGTTGATTGCAAATCGTTATCCGGGTTTGGTACCGTTCATTCATATGATAAAAGTGTTTGTGTTTTTGGTAGTCGAGGTGTCGGTTTATTCTAGGAAATAAAGGGCGTTATTGTGATAATTATAGCCTGTTAACTAATACGGTGTTTTCTTTTACCGGCTTGTACTTATGccttaaccaaaaaaaaaagaaatggtttGTGTTGTAGTTGATTGCAAATTGTTATCCGGGTTTGGTACCAATCATTCACATGATAAAAGTGTTTGTGTTTTTTGCTAGTCGAGGTATCCATTTAGGAAATAAAGGatgttgtgataattataatgaTGAATTAAGTGTTACCGTTTCTCAGTATTTGTTTgttgacatttaaaatacgATGACAACAGAATGAAGAAGAGGCAACCTGCCAGCCTCTATCGTTTCTTTTTCTAGCTTCTTCGATCAAATAGCAAAAGAAGTGTTGAGAGAACACTTATGTCTTGTGTTTGCATTTTTTTGTTGGCTAATGACAGTTACTATCATTTTATGTTGGCAGATGACAACAGCTATTGCGGTCGAGGATGTTAGAAGGGAGGTGAAGATATTGCGAGCCTTGACAGGACATAGCAATCTAGTTAAATTCTATGATGCGTTCGAAGATCATGATAATGTCTATATAGTAATGGAGTAAGCCTTGTAACATGTTCTGCTATTCGTAttatctttgtttttaattttgcatGGGAATTAATTTGAGAAGTCAATAAGAACAATAAGCCCGAATGCTCCGGCAGTTGGCTGTTTCTTACTTTTCaggataaaattttgagtaatgtGATTGAAATTACAGGTTGTGTGAAGGGGGTGAGCTTTTGGATAGAATACTCGCAAGGTGATTATTCTATTAATATATAGCTTACATTTCGGAATTGTTTGTTCTCGTATGTACCTAAAGAGTAGCCTCTAACGTGACGGTATATTATGCTTTGTAGGGGTGGAAAATACTCAGAAGACGATGCAAAGGCGGTAATGGTACAGATACTAAACGTCGTTGCTTTTTGTCATCTTCAAGGTGTGGTGCATCGAGATCTTAAACCCGAGGTAGAGCAAAGTCttgtttttgttaatatttagaAGCGTAAATGCGTGACTTGGACATTTTGAGCCGCCCAAGCCCATGTCTGCTAAACTTTCTAGGACATTTTCGTACTACATCATCTTGAATAATTGATTTCTAACTTTGGTTTTAGTTACCATATTGGAATCTAATTTGCACTTTTGTCGACCAGAACTTTTTGTACATTTCGAAGGAGGAGAACTCTTTGCTGAAAGCCATAGACTTCGGTTTATCGGATTTTGTAAGACCAGGTTTGCACTCAGCTTGTTCAGTTTCCTTTTGCTCGACCTTCAGGGATTCTTTTTTTCTCTAGCGCTTCTCATGTTTCCAGACGAAAGGGTTAACGACATTGTGGGAAGTGCATACTATGTGGCACCTGAAGTTCTACATAGATCCTACGGTACGGAAGCTGATGTTTGGAGTATAGGAGTAATCGCTTATATTCTTTTATGTGGGAGTCGACCATTTTGGGCAAGGACCGAGTCTGGAATTTTCCGAGCAGTCCTAAAAGCCGATCCAAATTTTAATGAACCACCTTGGCCTTCCTTGTCTCCCGAAGCTAAGGACTTTGTGAAGCGACTCTTGATCAAGGATCCTAGGAAACGAATGACAGCAGCTCAGGCATTGTGTACGTGCATCATTTTTTACATGTTGCTTACATCGTTGAGCCAGAGTAACTGACCATAATCTTCTTTTACAGGTCATCCTTGGATCCAGAGTCGTAACGATGCCAAGGTTCCACTCGATATTCTAATATTTAGGCTTATAAAGGCGTATATGCGATCATCACCTCTACGGAAAGCTGCTTTAAAGGTGCGTATACTAACaggttagatcaaagagt of Gossypium raimondii isolate GPD5lz chromosome 3, ASM2569854v1, whole genome shotgun sequence contains these proteins:
- the LOC105795273 gene encoding uncharacterized protein LOC105795273 isoform X3, producing MMGMALLTRSSLLANTLVLSALKIPSLILLSCFRDMQMHCKGSRHLAAKSKAKEKELTRQNEINKRLALEGSSTTSSINSSTTKQNARLPSKSKPLIQMAQKAASEILGNKRLEVDSRNENHNTVVPRQNDVKNATLGFSRDHNCLNETSHKLIQNHLDFRECRERELKFTSAGWKRDCHGKWYKDENVSFFSPEYSVNMLLSAILILPKPLN
- the LOC105795273 gene encoding uncharacterized protein LOC105795273 isoform X1, which translates into the protein MSVYGGDSWGREAQYRKRRIDEVVLEGIEIDDGHGSSYKKLASGKYACLVCPQNPIFDTPLMLSMHCKGSRHLAAKSKAKEKELTRQNEINKRLALEGSSTTSSINSSTTKQNARLPSKSKPLIQMAQKAASEILGNKRLEVDSRNENHNTVVPRQNDVKNATLGFSRDHNCLNETSHKLIQNHLDFRECRERELKFTSAGWKRDCHGKWYKDENVSFFSPEYSVNMLLSAILILPKPLN
- the LOC105795273 gene encoding uncharacterized protein LOC105795273 isoform X2; the encoded protein is MSVYGGDSWGREAQYRKRRIDEVVLEGIEIDDGHGSSYKKLASGKYACLVCPQNPIFDTPLMLSMHCKGSRHLAAKSKAKEKELTRQNEINKRLALEGSSTTSSINSSTTKQNARLPSKSKPLIQMAQKAASEILGNKRLEVDSRNENHNTVVPRQNDVKNATLGFSRDHNCLNETSHKLIQNHLDFRECRERELKFTSAGWKRDCHGKWYKDENVEFDSDEEDPNSSF
- the LOC105795274 gene encoding CDPK-related protein kinase, which produces MGGCTSKPSKPKGNHHNDYPTHPQPPKSPPPPSLLPPTTPFLPTYTPSPAHPTKPKTPSTPLRFLKKSFPPPSPAKHIRAVLRRRKPNKKAEKEAAAGIAETEEDEDGVELDKRFGFSKELRTKLEIGEEVGRGHFGYTCSAKFKKGEFKGQQVAVKVIPKSKMTTAIAVEDVRREVKILRALTGHSNLVKFYDAFEDHDNVYIVMELCEGGELLDRILARGGKYSEDDAKAVMVQILNVVAFCHLQGVVHRDLKPENFLYISKEENSLLKAIDFGLSDFVRPDERVNDIVGSAYYVAPEVLHRSYGTEADVWSIGVIAYILLCGSRPFWARTESGIFRAVLKADPNFNEPPWPSLSPEAKDFVKRLLIKDPRKRMTAAQALCHPWIQSRNDAKVPLDILIFRLIKAYMRSSPLRKAALKALSKTLTPDELFYLREQFALLDPKNGSITLENIKTALMKNATDAMKESHMLDFLLSLNALQYRRMDFEEFCAAALSVHQLEAFDHWEQHARCAYELFEKDGNRAIVIEELASELGLGPSIPVHAVLNDWIRHTDGKLSFLGFVKVLRGPSSRAVAKAQ